A genomic window from Streptomyces sp. 846.5 includes:
- a CDS encoding PTS glucose/sucrose transporter subunit IIB, which translates to MATKAEKIVAGLGGIDNIEEVEGCITRLRTEVKDATLIDEAALKAAGAHGVVKMGTAIQVVIGTDADPIAADIEDMMA; encoded by the coding sequence ATGGCCACGAAGGCTGAGAAGATCGTCGCGGGGCTCGGCGGCATCGACAACATCGAAGAGGTCGAAGGCTGCATCACCCGGCTGCGCACCGAGGTCAAGGACGCCACCCTCATCGACGAGGCCGCCCTCAAGGCCGCCGGCGCGCACGGCGTGGTCAAGATGGGCACCGCGATCCAGGTCGTCATCGGCACCGACGCCGACCCGATCGCGGCCGACATCGAAGACATGATGGCGTAA